One window of the Ruficoccus amylovorans genome contains the following:
- a CDS encoding prepilin-type N-terminal cleavage/methylation domain-containing protein, translating to MRGFTLIELLAVIAVIAVIAGILIPVTSSVRKNARTMQAASNLRSWGGYLSLYAAEHGGRHPCATATNSKGQKVWQWKDQLVPYVEKELRIQLMSDPNLPSGAVSRMFNADTTFSSCYAMNVKVATLRESPSYLWSIERLGNPTRFIELADGKWNDAWRTCAETFYHDPEKPQNSSIDFRQSGDRANVLFADGHVNTMKREDIKKSMINIDGLD from the coding sequence ATGAGGGGATTCACCCTGATCGAATTACTGGCCGTTATTGCAGTCATCGCAGTTATCGCAGGTATTCTCATTCCAGTCACCTCGAGTGTGAGAAAGAACGCACGCACCATGCAGGCGGCAAGTAATCTCCGCAGTTGGGGAGGTTATCTTTCACTGTATGCTGCTGAACATGGGGGGCGGCACCCCTGCGCGACCGCCACCAACTCAAAAGGCCAAAAGGTATGGCAATGGAAAGACCAACTTGTGCCTTACGTGGAAAAGGAACTTCGCATTCAACTTATGTCGGACCCGAACCTTCCGTCCGGGGCGGTAAGTCGGATGTTTAATGCAGACACCACATTTTCTTCCTGTTATGCCATGAATGTGAAGGTAGCTACGTTGCGCGAATCCCCCTCCTACCTGTGGAGCATCGAGCGACTCGGTAACCCTACTCGGTTCATTGAACTAGCGGACGGCAAGTGGAATGACGCATGGCGAACTTGTGCAGAGACGTTTTACCACGATCCTGAAAAACCACAAAACAGTAGCATTGATTTTCGACAAAGTGGCGATCGCGCAAACGTCCTCTTTGCTGATGGCCATGTGAATACCATGAAGCGAGAAGACATTAAAAAGAGTATGATTAATATAGATGGACTAGACTAA